In Streptacidiphilus sp. P02-A3a, the DNA window CCGCGCCGCTGAGGAGTTGCCTGACCCGCGCCACGACCGGGGCGTCCTCGTACAGCTCCAGATCGGTCACCCGTCCGGCCCGGGTCTTCCACCTGCGGCTGGCGAAGAACAGCGCCCCGGCCCCCGCCAGCACGACGACCGGCCAGCCGAACGTCAGCCACCAGTCCGGCGGCGGGGCGTAGTGCTGCTCGCAGGCGGTGTAGGCGTACCACTGCGTCTCCCGGGCCAGCAGCACCGCCTGGTCGGAGACGTGGTCCAGGTCGACCCCGGCGGCGAGATAGCAGCCGGTCACCCGGTTCTCGGTCATCGGGAGCATGAAATCCAGAGCCATCCGGACGCTCGCCGCGACCGCCACGACCACCAACAGCACGAAACGCTGGGTCGTACCGGCCGGCATCGACCCGTACGTCGGACGATCCTCGGCGGAGCCCTGCGACCGGTCCGTTGTCATCTGGTGGCTCGCCCCCTATTCGGAACCCCGGCCCTCTACTTCCGGTGTGTGCGTCGCCAACTCCTGAATGACCCGGTCGGCCACCGCAGCGGAACGCCCGGTGCTGATCCTGGACGCGACCATCGCGTCATAGATACGGGTACGCACGAGCTTGAGCTGTTCCGCGCTGAGCGGAGGAATGCGCGCCGGTTCCCTCCTGCGTCGAAGCAGCCTGCCCAGCAGCCTCCGCAGGCCGGATTCCGCGTCGCCGCCCGCGCGGGTGACGAACTCGCTTGCGAACTGGTCAAGCACGAACCACACCACCCCCGAGGTCAGGGCGGTCATGCCGGTCTGACCGAACCCGATGGGCTCCGTGCGCCGACGCCGCCCGCGAATGCGTCGCAGGGCGGCGCCGTCGTCCAGGGGCGTCAGCTCCCGGAGGAAGGTCAACTCCTCCGGGGCCTCCCCCTCGGCCACCTTGAGCACCACGGAACGCACCGTCGTCCCAGCAGTCACCACCACGACTCCCCCCGTGCAGCGCCGACGTGTTCTGACAGATCGTCAGCAAGCTTGAGGCGATGGTACAACCGCCCTCGCCACGATCAGGGGCGAATGAGGTTCATGAGTTCGGTCGCGACGTTCAGCACCGGGAGCGCGGTGTCGCCGATGTCCCGGGCCAGGCCGCTCAACACCCGCAGGGTGTCACGCCAGCGATGACGTTCCACCGTGGCGGGCTGGTTCAGCACCGGAAGCGTCTCGGCCAGGCTCTGCCGGTCCTCCGCGTCGATCCCCGCCTGATGCGACAACTCACGCACCAGAAGCGCTAGTTGAGCGAACATCGCGGAGACCTCGGGTCGCATTCCGGTGTCGTCCGCGCCGCCGTGGTTGTGCTGGACCCCGATGTGGCCGTCGCCGCCGTTGATGTTGACCTGGTCGCCGAAGTGGAAGGTCGGGCCGTTGCCCGTGTTCATGCCGCTCACTTCGAGATCCCCGTGTTTCCCTGGCCGCCGTAGATGTTGACGTCGTCGCCGAAGCGGAACTGTCGCATGTCCACCAACTGGTGGTTGTGGACGATCGTGTGGAACTCCTGCTCCGGGTGCTCGATCGCGTACGTGATCTTCGACGCCAGCTCGACCTGGGAGCGTTGGTCCTGCCAGGCCATCAGCGCGGTGGGCGGCCCCGCCGTGTCGATCGTCAACGCGAAGAGCGGCTTCTTGGACAGCACCGGCCACGTGTCGACCAGGAAGTAGACGACCACGGCCACCACGGCCAGGGCGACGATCAACCCACCGCCGGCCGAATGCTGACCACCACCACCGCCGTCGTCGCCGCTGGAGTTCAGGCCGGTGGATATGTAGCTGAGCGAGTAGATGCCGATCGCCGCCAGGATCACGATCCCGGTGAACTTCAGGAAACGGCGGATCGCGGCGGCGTACCTGGGCACGATCTGGGTGGGGCAGACCCGGACGATCGTCGCCAGCGGGTAGGCCGCAGCTCCGATCCAGAGAATGCGCTTGCTCACGAGCACCTGGAGCCCACGGCCGATGGGCGCATGGCTGGGCATCGGCGGTACCGGCGCGGTCGCGGTCGGCGGCGCCTGGCCTGGTGCGGGCAGGTCAGGGCCATCATCCTGACTCGCATGGGACGACTGGGACGGCTGCATACTGATTCCCCCGAAAGATGCCGCTCGCCAATCCGATCCTGAGCGATGCGGCGCACGACTGGCACGGTGCGCGAATCGCTCGCGCGACGACTATTAACCAGCAGTACGCCCACAGGCGCAAGTCCCTTATCGCAGACAGACTTGGAGGCCCCCGCCGACCAGGCAGGAGCCCCCTCAGTAGCATCCGGAACGGCTACGCCTCGAACTCCCCCGCGTGAACCCCCGCCACGAACGCCGACCACTCCTGTGCGCTGAACCGTAGTGCGGGCCCGTCCGCGTTCTTGCTGTCCCGCACGGCCAGGCCGCCCTCGGGCAGCGAGGCCACCTCGACGCAGTCTCCGTTGTTCCCCGAGAACGAGGACTTCGTCCACTCGATGTTGGGCTTCATCAGCTACACCATCTCCTTGAGCGCAGACATGGAAGCAGAGCTGCTACAGCTCGAACTCCCCGGCGTGAACCCCCGCCACGAACGCGGCCCACTCCTGCGACGTGAAGCACAGGGCAGGCCCGTCCGCGTTCTTGCTGTCACGGACAGCACGACCACCATCAACGAGGGCGGCTATTTCGACGCAGTTCCCATTGGCTCCGGAGAACGAGGACTTCGTCCACGCCAGCCCCGAAGCCGAGGCGGATTCAATGTAGTGCTTCATCGGCTATGCCATTTCTTTGAGAGCGCGCCTGATCAGGTCACGGGACTTGCTGACGTTTTCCGCCGCCATGTTGAGTCGGCGGAACAGCGTCGTGTAGGTCTCCACGTCGGCTGTCTCCTCGTAGTACTGGGTACTCGTGGGCGACTCGGCGTAGATGATGTCGGTCTCGCCCGCCGTCGGGAAGCTCATGATGACGAAGGGGCCGAAGAGACAGGCGTTCATCGGGTCTTCGCGGGGCAGCACCTGTAGCTCGATGTTCCGCCGCCGACTGTCGCTGATCAGCGACTCCAACTGCGCGTTCATCACTTCGTTGCCGCCGACACGGTGGTACAGCGCGCTTTCGGCGATGATCGCCCAGAACTGGATGGGCTGCTCTCGCGTGAGCAGATTGCGGCGTTCCTGTCGCACGTCGATCCGGGCTTCCACGGCCTCAGGCGTGGCATCCGGGATCTGGAGCTCCACCAACGCCCTTGTGTACTCGGGTGTTTGCAGCAGACCGGGCACGATGTTGGTCTCAACGTTGTACAGCTCAGCCGCGTCCCACTCGACCGCCACGTAAGCGGCGTAGGCCGAGTCAACCGCGCTGGCGTACCGCGACCACCAGCCCTTCTTCTTCGAGTCGCGGGCCAGGAGTTCGATCTCACTCCGCGTGTCCGGGTCGGTGACGCCGTAGGCGTCGAGCAGGGCTCGGAGATCCAGGAGCCTGACGCCCGACTGGGCGTTCTCGATGCGGCCGATCTTCGACTCCGCCGAGCCCAGTACTTCGGACACCTCGGCGTGGGTCAGCCCAGCAGCGGTTCGCAACTCTCGAAGCTGCCTCGCCAGTCGCCTCTGACGGATCGTCGGACTGCTGTTGATAGGCATTCAGCGCTCGCTTCTCCCATGGGCTTGCAGGTCAAGTGTGCCGCTCGCCGACAGTAACGGCAACCAGCACAGGGGCATCCGAAGTGAGGACTTGACACTGTAGGGATGCCAAGGTGCACACTACTCACTGTAGCGACTCATCATCAGTTTCTGATGTTCGTCACAGTTGCTGTCATAGCTGCTCAACCCAGGTCAAGGGGCCCAGCATGCGCATCTATCCCCCAGAAGAATTCCGGTATCGGCGATTTCGTCCCGCCGTCAAGGTCGCTCGTGCTACGGCTCGCGACGTTGCTCACCGGTGGGGCCTGGACGACCTGGCCGACGATCTGGCCTCGGCCATCGGCGAGTTGGTCGCCAACGCTGTCATACACGGTCAAGCGGCCAGGGGCAGCCACGTCGCGGTCACCTACCGCCCGATCAGACACGGGTTACGTGTCGAGGTGCGTGACTGGGCGACGGGCACCCCTCAGATCCACGAACTCGCCGATGCAGAACGGGACTTCGCCGAGAGCGGGCGCGGGCTGGCGATGGTGGACGCACTGAGCCACCGCTGGGGCGTGATCCCACGCGTGATCGGCAAGAGCGTGTGGTGCGAGCTCAAGCGGCGTCGCTGACGGCCACGCAATTCACCCAAAGGGAGAAGGTAACTCACATGTGCGACAACCAAGTTGAAGAGAAAACCAGCGACCCCGGGTTCCCGCTGCCCGACCCGGCCGCCGTCCCCGGTTGCTCCTCCTGCGCCGGCCACGTGGAGTCGATCCGTGGCGCGCGGCGCGGGGGCAACCAGAGTGCGACCACCGACCAGCGTGTGCTGATGCGTCGTCATATCGACCTGGAGCACCGGTGAGAGGGCAGTTACCGCGCACGGAGTCCAGTCCGCGCGCCCGCTACGCGGCGGCCGTCCGCCAGGCCTGCGCGGACGGCGACCTCCCGCTGGTCCGCCGCCTGTTCGCGCAGGCGTCCGCCGAAGTCTTCACCCTGCGTGGGCTGTTGACCCGCGAGGACGAGATCGAACTGGGTCGGCGGCTGACGCCCAGGTACCAGGCCGGGGCCAGCCTGTTGCTGCTGGCAGCCGAGATCGGCCGGTCCACCCAGTACACGGCGAAGGTGCTCCGACTGGCCGGGGTGACCATCCGGCCCGCGTACCGGCCGGTGATAACCGTCTACCCGGTGGACCTGGACGAGCTGCGCCGCCGCTACGAGGCCGGAGCCTCGGTCTCCGGCCTCGCCCGGCGCATCCACTACTGCCGCGAGTCCACCCGCAAGTACCTGCTCCGCGCCGGAACGGAACTCCGCCCGAGACCGGCCCGGACCCCGCTGCCCTCGGCGGGGGACGTGGTAGACAGTGGGTGACCGGTCGGCACGTCGGAGCCATGTGGATGGAACCATGTACATCGCGAAGGTGAAAATCTCCAACATCCTCGGCTTCAATGGCAGCCGGAACGTCGACCTGGACTTCGCCCGGCCGAACGGCAAGTACGCCGGGTGGACCGTCCTGGCGGGTCGAAACGGTTCCGGGAAGACCTCGTTGCTGCGCTGCCTCGCCCTGGCGTCCGCAGGCGCGGAGATCGCGCCCCGCATCGCTCCCTCGTACATCACCTGGGGCGCGGATCCGTCCAGCGGCGGTCGGGTCTCGGCCGACTTCTACCTCGATGCGCATGACCTCAAAGCCATCTACGGGGACCCCGGCCAGCTGAAACCCGGGATCAACTGGCACCGGTCGATGCGGCTGCCCGCCCGGACCGGCGTCGATGCCGGGGCCCGCGTTCGGCTCAACTCGGAGTGGCACGACCGTGCGCCGAGCCACATCCGGTCCCTGCACGGTGAGGCCCCGTCACCGGACGGCCCGTCCGAAAGCCGCGTTGTCCCCCCTTCGGGCACCTGGTTCGCTGCGGGGTACGGCCCGTTCCGGCGCCTCTCGCCGGACAGCACCGACCCCTTCACGACGCGCCTCGACGAGGGCGATCCCCGGCGGGTACTCGAAAACGCCGACCGGTTCGCCACCTTGTTCAGCGAGGACGCCGCGCTGAACGGCGGGCTCTCCTGGCTGGTCGGGCTGCATCTGCGGCAGCTCGAAGGCAGCAAGGCCTCCGGGCGGCTGCTGGCCGGGGTCCTCGACCTGCTGTCGGACGGCCTCCTTCCCGACGGCCACGAGGCCCTGCGGGTGAACTCCCAGGGGCTGTGGATCCGGCACGGCCGGAAGTCGTTCCCGATCCGCTCGATGAGCGACGGCTACCGCGCGGTGATCGCGCTCGTGCTCGACCTCGTCCGGAACCTGGACGAGTTCTACGGCGGGGTGCGGGTCAGCCGGGCCGGGAACCGCCTGACCGTGCGGCGTCCCGGCGTCGTCCTGATCGACGAGATCGACGCCCACCTGCACGTCAGTTGGCAGCAGCGGATCGGCGGCTGGCTCACCCGGCACTTCCCCGACATCCAGTTCATCGTCTCCACCCACAGCCCCTACGTCTGCCAGGCAGCCGACCCAGGCGGGCTGATTCGGCTGCCCGGCCCGAACGAGCAGTCCGGCCCGCAGGTCGTCAGCGAGGCCCAGCGGCGCCGGATCGTCTACGGCAGCGGCGACGACGCGGCCATGTCGGAGCTGTTCGGGCTGGACACTCCGTATTCCGAGCGGGCCGAGGAACTACGGCGCGAACTCGTGCAGTTGGAGCGGAAGGTGCTCCGTGGGCAGGCCTCGAAAGAGGAGCGGTCGCGCTACACCGAACTCAGCGCGACTCTCTCCAGCTCCCCGAGCGCCCGCATCGATGAGGTCGCCGCACGGCTCGGCAGTGGGCGGTGATCCCGATCCAGCGCTCCGCGCTCGACGCCCGTACGCAGCGCGGGCTCGAACGTAAGTCCGAAGAGTTGCGGGTCAAGGGGGCGGCCACGCCCGAGGCCCGACAGGCCTGGAAATCCGCCCGCACGATCCGCAGGGGCCTGGCTCCGGTGTTGTCCGGCATGGCCCCCGGACTCAGCCGCTGCATGTACTGCGGCGACAGCGAAGGCACCGACATCGACCACTTCCGCCCCATCGCCAGTGACCCCCTGGGCACGTTCCGCTGGACGAACCACCTGCTCGCCTGCTCGCACTGCAACAGCAACATGAAGCGCGACCGGTATCCACGCGACTCCAGCGGAGCCTGCCTACTGGTCGACCCCTGCGTGGACGACCCGCACGAGCACCTGGAACTGACCTTCGCCACCGGCGGCTACACGCCGCTCACCGCCAAGGGGGTTCTCTACGCCATGGTGCGAACGAAGGACTCACCTGGGGCAGCGGTGATGTTCGGGAGCAGGGTGGTGTCCGCGCTCCAGGCCCTCCACTGGTAGCCGCGCTCAGGCGGCCTGCGGCTCCAGTTCCGACTCCGGCTCGGACGGCTCGGACGTGGTCACCCGCTCCACCCCGGAGCGCTCGCTCAGCGGGGTCTCCCGGATCAGCCACACCGACACCATCGCGATCAGCGCGAACGGTGCGCAGACCAGGAACACCTCGCCGATGCCGTGCCCGAAGGCACTCTCGACCAGCGGCCTGACCTGGGTGGGGATCAGTGACAGGTCCGGGATGGAGGAGCCGCCCAGGCCGGCCGCCGCCGAGGCGGGCTGGTGCGCCGCCGCCAGCCCCTGGCCGACGTAGTGGGTGACCTGGTGGGTGAGCAGCGCGCCCAGCGCGGAGACGCCGATCGCGCCGCCCATCGTCCGGAAGAAGGTGACCAGCGAGCTGGAAGCGCCCAACTCCTTTGCCGGGACCGTGTTCTGCACCGCCAGCACCAGGTTCTGCATCACCGTGCCGATGCCCACCCCGGTCAGCACCATGGCGACCGCGATCAGCCCGTAGGAGGTGTCCCGGCGCAGCGTGCCGAGCATGGCCAGGCCGACGGTCAGCGAGGCGCTGCCGAGCACCAGGTAGATCTTCCACTTGCCGGTGCGGGTGATCAGCCGTCCGACGAAGGTGGAGGCCAGGGCCAGGCCGATGACCATGGGGATGGTGGCCACCCCGGCCATGATCGGCGACTCGTCCCGGGAGAGCTGGAAGAACTGGCTGAGGAAGGTGGTGGTGCCGTACATCCCGACACCGACCATGACCGAGGCGACCAGCGCCAGCACCACGGTCCGGTAGCGGAACAGGCTGATCGGGATCACCGGGTTCTCCGCCCGCTGTTCGACCCGGACCGCGAGCAGGCCCAGCAGCAGGCTGCCGAGCACCATGGCCACGGTCTGCCAGGACTCCCAGGCGAAGGACTGCCCGGCGATGGTCACCCAGACCAGCAGCAGGCTGACGCTGGCGGCGATCAGGGTGGCGCCCAGGTAGTCGATCTTCACCTGCCGCCGGACCGTCGGCAGGTGCAGCGTCTTCTGCAGGATCACGATGGCGATCAGCGCCAGCGGCACGCAGATGTAGAAGCACCAGCGCCAGCCGAGCCAGGAGGTGTCCACGATGGTGCCGCCGATCAGCGGTCCGCTGACGGTGGCCAGGGCGAAGGCCATGCCCAGGTAGCCGCTGTAGCGGCCGCGCTGGCGCGGGGAGATCATCGCGGCCATGCAGACCTGGGCCAGTGCCGACATCCCGCCGACACCGATGCCCTGGACCACGCGGCAGGCGATCAGCTCGGCCGGGGTCTGCGAGAGCCCGGCGAGGGCCGAGGCGACGATGTAGATCACCAGCGATATCTGCACCAGCAGCTTCTTGCTGAACAGGTCGGCCAGCTTGCCCCAGAGCGGGGTGGTCGCGGTGATCGACAGCAGCGCCCCGGCGATGATCCAGGTGTAGGCGGACTCGCCGCCGTGCAGGTCGCTCAGGATCCGGGGCAGCGCGTTGGTGACGATGGTGGACGAGAGCATGGCCGTGAACAGACCGAGGATCAGGCCGGACAGGGCCTCCATGATCTCCCGGTGGCTCATCGACCCGGCCGGGGCGGCCGGTTCGGCCGCCTGTCGGCCCGCCGCGTGTCGGCCGCCGCTCCTGCTGGGCGTGCGTATCGCCATGGATGTGCCCCTTCCTGCCCGCCGGGGCAAATCGTTGGTA includes these proteins:
- a CDS encoding DUF397 domain-containing protein, with the translated sequence MKHYIESASASGLAWTKSSFSGANGNCVEIAALVDGGRAVRDSKNADGPALCFTSQEWAAFVAGVHAGEFEL
- a CDS encoding DUF6232 family protein, whose protein sequence is MSKRILWIGAAAYPLATIVRVCPTQIVPRYAAAIRRFLKFTGIVILAAIGIYSLSYISTGLNSSGDDGGGGGQHSAGGGLIVALAVVAVVVYFLVDTWPVLSKKPLFALTIDTAGPPTALMAWQDQRSQVELASKITYAIEHPEQEFHTIVHNHQLVDMRQFRFGDDVNIYGGQGNTGISK
- a CDS encoding HNH endonuclease, producing MIPIQRSALDARTQRGLERKSEELRVKGAATPEARQAWKSARTIRRGLAPVLSGMAPGLSRCMYCGDSEGTDIDHFRPIASDPLGTFRWTNHLLACSHCNSNMKRDRYPRDSSGACLLVDPCVDDPHEHLELTFATGGYTPLTAKGVLYAMVRTKDSPGAAVMFGSRVVSALQALHW
- a CDS encoding ATP-binding protein gives rise to the protein MRIYPPEEFRYRRFRPAVKVARATARDVAHRWGLDDLADDLASAIGELVANAVIHGQAARGSHVAVTYRPIRHGLRVEVRDWATGTPQIHELADAERDFAESGRGLAMVDALSHRWGVIPRVIGKSVWCELKRRR
- a CDS encoding MDR family MFS transporter, which codes for MAIRTPSRSGGRHAAGRQAAEPAAPAGSMSHREIMEALSGLILGLFTAMLSSTIVTNALPRILSDLHGGESAYTWIIAGALLSITATTPLWGKLADLFSKKLLVQISLVIYIVASALAGLSQTPAELIACRVVQGIGVGGMSALAQVCMAAMISPRQRGRYSGYLGMAFALATVSGPLIGGTIVDTSWLGWRWCFYICVPLALIAIVILQKTLHLPTVRRQVKIDYLGATLIAASVSLLLVWVTIAGQSFAWESWQTVAMVLGSLLLGLLAVRVEQRAENPVIPISLFRYRTVVLALVASVMVGVGMYGTTTFLSQFFQLSRDESPIMAGVATIPMVIGLALASTFVGRLITRTGKWKIYLVLGSASLTVGLAMLGTLRRDTSYGLIAVAMVLTGVGIGTVMQNLVLAVQNTVPAKELGASSSLVTFFRTMGGAIGVSALGALLTHQVTHYVGQGLAAAHQPASAAAGLGGSSIPDLSLIPTQVRPLVESAFGHGIGEVFLVCAPFALIAMVSVWLIRETPLSERSGVERVTTSEPSEPESELEPQAA
- a CDS encoding helix-turn-helix transcriptional regulator, with protein sequence MPINSSPTIRQRRLARQLRELRTAAGLTHAEVSEVLGSAESKIGRIENAQSGVRLLDLRALLDAYGVTDPDTRSEIELLARDSKKKGWWSRYASAVDSAYAAYVAVEWDAAELYNVETNIVPGLLQTPEYTRALVELQIPDATPEAVEARIDVRQERRNLLTREQPIQFWAIIAESALYHRVGGNEVMNAQLESLISDSRRRNIELQVLPREDPMNACLFGPFVIMSFPTAGETDIIYAESPTSTQYYEETADVETYTTLFRRLNMAAENVSKSRDLIRRALKEMA
- a CDS encoding DUF397 domain-containing protein produces the protein MKPNIEWTKSSFSGNNGDCVEVASLPEGGLAVRDSKNADGPALRFSAQEWSAFVAGVHAGEFEA
- a CDS encoding AAA family ATPase, encoding MYIAKVKISNILGFNGSRNVDLDFARPNGKYAGWTVLAGRNGSGKTSLLRCLALASAGAEIAPRIAPSYITWGADPSSGGRVSADFYLDAHDLKAIYGDPGQLKPGINWHRSMRLPARTGVDAGARVRLNSEWHDRAPSHIRSLHGEAPSPDGPSESRVVPPSGTWFAAGYGPFRRLSPDSTDPFTTRLDEGDPRRVLENADRFATLFSEDAALNGGLSWLVGLHLRQLEGSKASGRLLAGVLDLLSDGLLPDGHEALRVNSQGLWIRHGRKSFPIRSMSDGYRAVIALVLDLVRNLDEFYGGVRVSRAGNRLTVRRPGVVLIDEIDAHLHVSWQQRIGGWLTRHFPDIQFIVSTHSPYVCQAADPGGLIRLPGPNEQSGPQVVSEAQRRRIVYGSGDDAAMSELFGLDTPYSERAEELRRELVQLERKVLRGQASKEERSRYTELSATLSSSPSARIDEVAARLGSGR